Proteins encoded in a region of the Leifsonia sp. PS1209 genome:
- a CDS encoding SIR2 family protein: MSGRNTEFPLSPKRDVWLLGAGFSRAASSAMPLTDELGTDALEELRKRRPNLSFTAPHFSAEGLTFEAWLTWLAERQPYEDESEAFAQLAIFTAVQATIADVLRQRETRAATHMASWFDAFIDLAHHAETAIITLNYDTLVEQGLYGRGYRDEREYLQPMDAIVGFPNGRGMFMAVPQGFVRHPTLRVYKLHGSTDWHYFPGDTSGATLDRVEVSPGRELEDLVPVIGGRSPFIVPPTSTKSRYFDNPKTRFLWREARRELDEAHRVVLIGYSLPLTDTNLASLLARALSESKSDVLIVNPDASEVARRLQALGVDSSRIQTLGGMTCVGEFVEREVKETSRRLAASLAESYQRRVDAPVAVGWPHPGAYAAVQGYEVSDDGLTLRVASFGPLQTLARPGTVLPEGQQYSVAMTLGDLPSPDPKRMLRATDGQTTWTLAGYVGQLTEVEVGTSRAAYQHQADDDWIVLRPIGRAPA, translated from the coding sequence ATGAGCGGACGAAACACCGAGTTCCCGCTCAGCCCAAAGCGGGATGTGTGGCTGTTGGGCGCTGGTTTCTCAAGAGCCGCGTCATCAGCGATGCCTCTTACTGACGAGCTCGGCACGGATGCGTTGGAAGAACTGCGGAAACGACGGCCGAACCTAAGCTTCACCGCGCCGCACTTTTCGGCTGAAGGTCTAACGTTCGAAGCTTGGCTCACCTGGCTGGCCGAACGTCAGCCCTATGAAGACGAGTCTGAGGCATTCGCACAATTGGCTATCTTCACTGCAGTCCAGGCCACGATCGCGGACGTGCTGCGGCAGCGCGAGACCCGTGCGGCGACCCACATGGCATCTTGGTTCGACGCGTTCATCGACCTGGCGCATCATGCCGAAACTGCGATCATCACCCTGAACTACGACACGTTGGTTGAGCAAGGGTTGTACGGGCGCGGCTACCGCGACGAGCGCGAATACCTCCAACCCATGGATGCCATCGTCGGATTCCCTAACGGGAGGGGCATGTTCATGGCCGTCCCGCAAGGTTTTGTGCGCCACCCAACGCTCCGCGTCTACAAGTTGCATGGCTCTACCGACTGGCACTATTTCCCGGGCGACACCAGCGGCGCGACGCTGGATCGTGTGGAGGTAAGTCCCGGACGAGAGCTGGAAGACCTCGTTCCGGTGATCGGGGGACGGTCCCCCTTCATCGTCCCGCCAACGTCCACGAAGAGCCGCTACTTCGACAATCCAAAGACGCGCTTCCTCTGGCGGGAAGCCCGCCGCGAGCTCGATGAAGCCCATCGAGTTGTCCTGATTGGCTACTCCCTCCCACTGACCGACACGAACCTCGCGAGCTTGCTTGCGAGAGCTCTGTCAGAATCCAAATCTGACGTCCTCATCGTGAACCCCGATGCGTCGGAAGTCGCTCGGCGGCTGCAGGCTCTCGGCGTTGACTCGTCACGCATCCAGACTCTCGGCGGTATGACGTGCGTCGGGGAGTTCGTCGAGCGAGAAGTCAAGGAAACTAGTCGTCGGCTGGCGGCGAGTCTCGCCGAGTCCTATCAACGTCGCGTCGACGCGCCGGTCGCAGTGGGCTGGCCGCATCCGGGCGCGTACGCCGCAGTCCAAGGCTACGAGGTAAGCGACGATGGTCTGACTCTCCGTGTCGCAAGCTTCGGCCCGCTCCAAACCCTCGCAAGGCCGGGCACCGTCTTGCCCGAAGGACAGCAATATTCTGTCGCAATGACGCTCGGGGATCTGCCGTCCCCAGACCCGAAAAGAATGCTCCGCGCTACCGACGGGCAGACGACATGGACACTCGCAGGCTATGTGGGCCAACTCACCGAGGTCGAGGTAGGGACGAGTCGTGCGGCATACCAACATCAAGCCGATGACGACTGGATCGTATTGCGTCCCATCGGAAGAGCCCCAGCCTGA
- a CDS encoding RES domain-containing protein, whose product MEPSDFYGIGGMDETACVDHIRDDVLHAALSNVADKFECSFCGRKPEPGEPAFAVELDELGVRVWDVLNWLYQSTEDGGDPWRCYEEYDNTYVMYETVEDAVDPEYAMHIVERLIAATSSTDAWIPSDSADPSALGWGTYSATVRTESRFVVVGASNRPGYEDEPPARIGKFLEALLAYVESDLLVELPADSTLYRGRMTDDARALLHKVRKEPSTELGSAPPQLAKNGRLSPPGISLFYSADDLHVAVAEIALHSEYDQAVMGAFKTTRSLRILDFTRPLTKLPSIFATDDESRRRWTFARFKKHFTDMITAPVVLDGREAVDYTPTQVVAEWLRWVPEDRIDGIAWPSHLAEEKGDVAADSGDALSGAHDAASVPLGRNVALFFGYGADFQSVPPTAVELARPIQRKPTLTLAADDITSHQVSRSVRVAELREDEADDDPYPMFMGF is encoded by the coding sequence GTGGAACCCTCAGACTTCTATGGCATCGGCGGAATGGACGAGACAGCCTGCGTTGACCACATCAGAGACGATGTCTTACATGCCGCGCTATCCAACGTTGCCGACAAATTCGAGTGCTCCTTCTGCGGGCGGAAACCTGAGCCAGGCGAGCCGGCGTTCGCCGTCGAGCTGGACGAGCTCGGGGTGCGCGTATGGGACGTGCTCAACTGGCTCTACCAGTCGACTGAGGACGGCGGCGACCCTTGGCGATGCTACGAGGAGTACGACAACACGTACGTGATGTACGAGACCGTTGAGGACGCTGTTGACCCTGAGTACGCCATGCACATCGTGGAGCGCCTGATCGCGGCCACCAGCTCGACGGACGCATGGATTCCGAGTGACAGCGCGGACCCGTCTGCGCTCGGGTGGGGCACCTACTCCGCGACCGTTCGTACCGAGAGCCGGTTCGTCGTCGTCGGAGCTTCAAACCGGCCAGGATACGAGGACGAGCCGCCAGCCCGTATTGGCAAGTTTCTCGAAGCGCTGCTCGCATACGTCGAGTCAGACCTGCTGGTCGAGCTACCCGCTGATTCGACCTTGTATCGCGGACGCATGACTGATGATGCTCGTGCTCTTCTCCACAAAGTCCGAAAAGAGCCAAGTACGGAGCTAGGGTCTGCCCCTCCGCAGCTTGCGAAGAACGGTCGCCTTTCGCCGCCTGGAATCAGCTTGTTCTACTCAGCCGACGACCTCCATGTCGCGGTGGCGGAGATTGCGCTCCATTCCGAGTACGACCAAGCAGTGATGGGTGCGTTCAAGACGACGCGGTCGCTGCGAATCCTCGACTTCACGCGCCCCCTGACGAAGTTGCCGAGCATCTTCGCGACGGACGACGAGAGCCGTCGGAGGTGGACCTTCGCTCGGTTCAAGAAGCACTTCACCGACATGATTACGGCTCCGGTGGTCCTCGACGGTCGCGAGGCCGTTGACTACACGCCAACGCAGGTCGTCGCAGAGTGGCTGAGATGGGTGCCGGAAGACCGCATCGACGGCATCGCGTGGCCCTCACACCTCGCGGAGGAGAAGGGCGACGTCGCCGCTGATTCTGGTGACGCCCTCAGCGGCGCCCACGATGCCGCTTCTGTTCCACTTGGCCGAAACGTCGCGCTGTTCTTCGGGTATGGGGCCGACTTCCAGTCCGTCCCGCCAACCGCAGTCGAGCTGGCTCGTCCGATTCAACGGAAGCCGACCTTGACTCTGGCGGCCGATGACATCACGTCGCACCAGGTCTCTCGTTCCGTGAGAGTGGCGGAGCTTCGAGAGGACGAGGCCGACGACGACCCCTATCCGATGTTCATGGGCTTCTAG
- a CDS encoding DEAD/DEAH box helicase has translation MTRSLEDAVFASDAFRATLDSCRLLTLRNEFQDVQWSSDQETIDWGFALLAASALTSTSSERAQAAVLRVVIACLLSETAEPEHKSAATVLLERVGNHMTVDLAERRKLVPADAWSAASTSLKLEVVRSRIAYSIRLADREILPVNPFQDRLWSELDHSDWLSVSAPTSAGKSRIVRERFVDFARERDSFTLIYLVPTRALIEEVSRDFRRESPPGTGVFTLPWDPEFDKTNKRILVLTQERLHLIQELHAPLHMNVMFVDEAQSLGGNDRGVLLQRSIERAARENPDLKLVFASPLSSNPGILVEQAPAGVRVASFTSETVTVNQNLIRVEGVRRKPDRRAVKLVSEGVASEVGEIVLPQRATTVPLKLALVAFALAGDTSGNVVYVNGADDAEKVSKALFEQLPLPDHDDDIQNLRDLVQTAVHPKYLLADVLEKRVAFHYGNMPLVIRTEIERLFADGKIKYLVCTSTLLEGVNLPCRSIFMRNPQKGRGRPLSEADFWNLAGRAGRWGKEFQGNVVCIDTDDPELWENLPATRKRFPLSKAVDNGLDDPSGLLDFVRSPRVVSDARSESIFSFLCERRSQSLDIQPLLDRITLESERHEMSTAIDRALEAATFPLEMITRHNGISPSYMERLLESFRAADTEPSELELPLPEEHDSKARFQEVLVLLGATMTNVFGTPQGAEDRRKWQIANLIVNWMRGMPLARLIDQRINSNIPIARAIRDVMSDIETIARFQAPKYLSCYTDLLGVYASERGIHTPVGKTDYAMLLELGVSRASEVVLMSLGLSRTATVALGAYVTRDSWSAQEAITWLAAQNIESFDIPVLIQREIADVVSSAERRRLTAI, from the coding sequence ATGACTAGAAGTCTGGAAGACGCAGTTTTCGCATCCGACGCATTCAGGGCAACACTCGACTCCTGCCGGCTTCTGACCCTTCGAAACGAGTTTCAAGACGTTCAATGGTCATCCGATCAGGAGACTATCGACTGGGGCTTTGCCCTCTTAGCGGCCAGCGCCCTGACATCGACTAGCTCGGAGCGCGCGCAGGCGGCAGTCCTGCGTGTTGTGATCGCCTGCCTCCTGAGCGAGACGGCCGAGCCAGAACACAAGTCCGCAGCGACCGTCTTGCTCGAGCGAGTTGGCAACCACATGACTGTGGACCTTGCGGAACGCCGCAAACTCGTTCCTGCCGATGCCTGGTCGGCCGCGTCCACCTCTTTGAAGCTGGAAGTAGTCCGTTCCAGGATCGCCTATTCCATTCGTCTTGCAGACCGCGAGATCCTGCCGGTGAACCCCTTCCAGGACAGACTCTGGAGTGAGCTTGACCATTCCGACTGGTTGAGCGTGTCAGCTCCAACCTCCGCCGGAAAGTCGAGAATAGTGCGCGAACGGTTCGTGGACTTCGCACGTGAGAGGGACTCTTTTACGCTCATCTACCTGGTGCCCACCAGAGCGCTGATTGAGGAAGTTTCGCGGGACTTTCGCAGGGAATCCCCTCCGGGCACGGGTGTCTTCACGCTTCCGTGGGATCCAGAATTCGACAAGACCAACAAGCGTATTTTGGTCCTCACTCAAGAGCGCCTGCACTTGATCCAGGAGTTGCACGCGCCTCTTCATATGAACGTCATGTTCGTGGACGAAGCCCAATCCCTGGGTGGAAATGACCGTGGGGTGCTCCTGCAGAGGTCTATCGAGCGGGCAGCACGCGAGAACCCCGATCTCAAACTCGTTTTCGCAAGCCCTCTCTCCTCAAATCCAGGCATCCTCGTCGAGCAAGCTCCTGCAGGCGTTCGGGTCGCTTCATTCACATCGGAGACAGTCACCGTAAACCAAAATCTCATTCGCGTCGAAGGCGTGCGGCGAAAGCCAGACCGCCGCGCGGTGAAGCTTGTTTCAGAGGGAGTCGCATCAGAAGTCGGTGAGATAGTGCTGCCGCAACGTGCAACGACAGTCCCACTTAAGCTGGCTTTGGTTGCGTTCGCCTTGGCCGGGGACACCTCCGGCAATGTCGTTTACGTCAACGGCGCTGATGACGCCGAGAAGGTGTCAAAAGCGCTCTTCGAACAGCTTCCGTTGCCTGACCACGACGACGATATTCAAAACCTCCGTGACCTCGTCCAGACCGCCGTCCACCCAAAATACCTCCTCGCTGACGTCCTCGAGAAGCGAGTCGCTTTTCATTATGGGAACATGCCACTTGTCATTCGGACCGAGATCGAGCGTCTCTTCGCCGACGGAAAGATCAAGTACTTGGTCTGCACATCAACTCTCCTTGAGGGTGTCAACCTGCCGTGTCGCAGCATCTTTATGCGGAACCCGCAGAAGGGCCGCGGGCGGCCCCTCTCCGAAGCTGATTTCTGGAACCTAGCTGGTCGCGCGGGACGCTGGGGCAAGGAGTTCCAAGGCAACGTTGTCTGCATCGACACGGACGATCCGGAACTCTGGGAGAACCTTCCCGCAACGCGCAAGCGATTTCCGCTCTCCAAGGCGGTCGACAACGGCCTAGATGACCCCAGTGGACTGCTTGATTTCGTCAGAAGCCCGAGGGTGGTCAGCGATGCTCGTTCGGAGAGCATCTTCTCGTTCCTTTGCGAGCGCAGATCGCAGTCATTGGATATACAGCCATTGCTCGACAGGATCACCCTCGAGAGCGAACGTCACGAGATGTCGACCGCAATCGATCGAGCACTCGAAGCCGCGACTTTCCCGTTGGAGATGATTACTCGCCACAACGGAATATCGCCCTCGTACATGGAACGTCTTTTGGAGTCTTTTCGTGCGGCCGACACGGAGCCGTCCGAGCTGGAACTTCCGCTGCCGGAAGAGCACGATTCGAAGGCAAGATTTCAAGAAGTCCTCGTCCTCCTTGGCGCAACCATGACCAACGTCTTTGGTACCCCGCAAGGGGCAGAGGACAGGCGGAAATGGCAGATCGCAAATCTCATCGTAAATTGGATGCGCGGAATGCCGCTAGCGCGGCTTATCGATCAGAGAATCAATTCAAATATCCCCATCGCACGTGCGATTCGAGATGTGATGAGCGACATTGAGACGATTGCCCGCTTCCAAGCGCCGAAATACCTCTCTTGTTACACGGACCTTCTGGGTGTCTATGCGAGCGAACGGGGTATCCACACGCCGGTTGGGAAGACCGACTACGCAATGCTTCTGGAACTAGGTGTATCCCGAGCGAGCGAAGTTGTTCTGATGTCTTTGGGACTGTCTCGAACTGCCACAGTCGCGCTTGGCGCATATGTCACACGCGACAGCTGGAGCGCGCAGGAAGCGATCACGTGGCTCGCCGCGCAGAATATCGAGTCCTTCGACATACCAGTTTTGATCCAGCGCGAAATCGCTGACGTAGTTTCATCGGCAGAACGTCGCCGGCTTACGGCAATCTGA